The Filimonas lacunae genomic sequence TCGGGTGGGAGTTGGAAAAGCGGCTGCAGACAATGATTAAAGAACTGCCCGAGGGTGAATTGCTGGTAGGACAGGCATTGGTATTAGAAACCGGCGATAAGCATATTCCTTATCTTATTTCTGCGCCAACTATGCGCATTCCTACCAATTTTAATATAGATACTTCTGTTAATGCTTATCTGGCGATGAAAGCTATTTTAATCAAAGCCAGCAAACATGAGCATATTAACAACGTAGCTATTCCGGGGCTTTGTACAGGTGTAGGTAGAATGCAGTCTGTTATAGCTGCCAGGCAAATGCATCAGGCATACCAGGAGATTATACTAGGAAAGAAGATGGATTTTTCAACCTTTGCCGAAGCGCAGAAATATCATTGGAATATTAACCCGCAAGGGATGATCTGGACACATTAATGATTTTTTTCGTCGCGCTGCTCGCGTGTAGTGTTGTATAAAGCAAACAGGCTTATCTGATAAATCAGTAAGCCTGTTGCTATTAAACGGGGGTATTTACTATACTCTTCAACTCTGAATTAGAAATTAGTCTGGTATATCAATGATGCTCTGGATGCTTCTGAAAAATCCATGGGAATAATTCCATACCTGCCTGTGGTGTTAGTAGTAAAATAGCTGGTAACATTAGGGTTAATGGTGCCTGATACAGAGGTGATGCTTGGAATACTAAAAATCAGCGGTTTATAACCACTGGTAAAGGTGATGTACATAGTAGTGGCCA encodes the following:
- a CDS encoding macro domain-containing protein, which encodes MNIILSAIDARLITAWKAVFAEEENVVIMEGDITQVKCDAIVSPANSFGFMDGGLDYALSERFGWELEKRLQTMIKELPEGELLVGQALVLETGDKHIPYLISAPTMRIPTNFNIDTSVNAYLAMKAILIKASKHEHINNVAIPGLCTGVGRMQSVIAARQMHQAYQEIILGKKMDFSTFAEAQKYHWNINPQGMIWTH